One Saimiri boliviensis isolate mSaiBol1 chromosome 17, mSaiBol1.pri, whole genome shotgun sequence genomic window carries:
- the STAT5B gene encoding signal transducer and activator of transcription 5B isoform X3, with translation MNTYDRCPMELVRCIRHILYNEQRLVREANNGSSPAGNLADTMSQKHLQINQTFEELRLVTQDTENELKKLQQTQEYFIIQYQESLRIQAQFATLGQLSPQERLSRESALQQKQVSLEAWLQREAQTLQQYRLELAEKHQKTLQLLRKQQTIILDDELIQWKRRQQLAGNGGPPEGSLDVLQSWCEKLAEIIWQNRQQIRRAEHLCQQLPIPGPVEEMLAEVNATITDIISALVTSTFIIEKQPPQVLKTQTKFAATVRLLVGGKLNVHMNPPQVKATIISEQQAKSLLKNENTRNDYSGEILNNCCVMEYHQATGTLSAHFRNMSLKRIKRSDRRGAESVTEEKFTILFESQFSVGGNELVFQVKTLSLPVVVIVHGSQDNNATATVLWDNAFAEPGRVPFAVPDKVLWPQLCEALNMKFKAEVQSNRGLTKENLVFLAQKLFNNSSSHLEDYSGLSVSWSQFNRENLPGRNYTFWQWFDGVMEVLKKHLKPHWNDGAILGFVNKQQAHDLLINKPDGTFLLRFSDSEIGGITIAWKFDSQERMFWNLMPFTTRDFSIRSLADRLGDLNYLIYVFPDRPKDEVYSKYYTPVPCESATAKAVDGYVKPQIKQVVPEFVNASADASGGSSATYMDQAPSPAVCPQAHYNMYPQNPDSVLDTDGDFDLEDTMDVARRVEELLGRPMDSQWIPHAQS, from the exons AACACGTATGACCGCTGCCCCATGGAGCTGGTCCGCTGCATCCGCCATATATTGTACAATGAACAGAGGTTGGTCCGAGAAGCCAACAAT GGTAGTTCTCCGGCTGGAAACCTTGCTGACACCATGTCCCAGAAACACCTGCAGATCAACCAGACGTTTGAGGAGCTGCGACTCGTCACGCAGGACACAGAGAATGAGCTGAAGAAGCTTCAACAGACTCAGGAGTACTTCATCATCCAGTACCAGGAGAGCCTGAGGATCCAAG CTCAGTTTGCCACGCTGGGCCAGCTGAGCCCCCAGGAGCGTCTGAGCCGGGAGTCGGCGCTCCAGCAGAAGCAGGTGTCCCTGGAGGCCTGGCTGCAGCGCGAGGCGCAGACGCTACAGCAGTACCGCCTG gaGCTGGCCGAGAAGCACCAGAAGACCCTGCAGCTGCTGCGGAAGCAACAGACCATCATCCTGGATGACGAGCTGATCCAGTGGAAGCGGCGGCAGCAGCTGGCGGGGAACGGCGGGCCCCCCGAGGGCAGCCTGGACGTGCTACAATCTTG GTGTGAGAAGTTGGCCGAGATCATCTGGCAGAACCGGCAGCAGATCCGCAGGGCTGAGCACCTCTGCCAGCAGCTGCCCATCCCCGGCCCAGTGGAGGAGATGCTGGCCGAGGTCAACGCCACCATCACGGACATCATCTCAGCCCTGGTGACCAG CACATTCATCATTGAGAAGCAGCCCCCTCAGGTCCTGAAGACCCAGACCAAGTTTGCAGCCACCGTGCGCCTGCTGGTGGGCGGGAAGCTGAACGTGCACATGAACCCCCCCCAGGTGAAGGCGACCATCATCAGTGAGCAGCAGGCCAAGTCTCTGCTCAAGAACGAGAATACCCGCAA TGATTACAGCGGTGAGATCTTGAACAACTGCTGCGTGATGGAGTACCACCAAGCCACGGGCACCCTTAGTGCCCACTTCAGGAACATG TCCCTAAAACGAATTAAGAGGTCAGACCGTCGTGGCGCAGAGTCGGTGACAGAAGAAAAGTTTACAATCCTGTTCGAATCCCAGTTCAGTGTTGGTGGAAATGAGCTGGTTTTTCAAGTCAAG ACCCTGTCCCTACCAGTGGTGGTGATTGTTCATGGCAGCCAGGACAATAATGCGACAGCCACCGTTCTCTGGGACAATGCTTTTGCAGAGCCG GGCAGAGTGCCATTTGCCGTGCCTGACAAAGTGCTGTGGCCGCAGCTGTGTGAGGCGCTCAACATGAAATTCAAGGCCGAAGTGCAGAGCAACCGGGGCCTGACCAAGGAGAACCTCGTGTTCCTGGCGCAGAAACTGTtcaacaacagcagcagccacCTGGAGGATTACAGCGGCCTGTCCGTGTCCTGGTCCCAGTTCAACAGG GAGAATTTACCAGGACGGAATTACACTTTCTGGCAATGGTTTGATGGTGTGATGGAAGTGTTAAAAAAACATCTCAAGCCTCATTGGAATGATGG GGCCATTTTGGGGTTTGTAAACAAGCAACAGGCCCATGACCTACTCATTAACAAGCCAGATGGGACCTTCCTGCTGAGATTCAGTGACTCAGAAATTGGCGGCATCACCATTGCTTGGAAGTTTGATTCTC AGGAAAGAATGTTTTGGAATCTGATGCCTTTTACCACCAGAGACTTCTCCATTCGGTCTCTAGCCGACCGTTTGGGAGACTTGAATTACCTTATCTACGTGTTTCCTGACCGGCCAAAAGATGAAGTATACTCCAAATACTACACACCAGTTCCCTGCGAGTCTGCTACTG CTAAAGCCGTGGATGGATACGTGAAGCCACAGATCAAGCAAGTGGTCCCTGA GTTTGTGAATGCATCTGCAGATGCCAGTGGGGGCAGCAGCGCCACGTACATGGACCAGGCCCCCTCCCCAGCCGTGTGCCCCCAGGCTCACTATAACATGTACCCACAGAA CCCTGACTCAGTCCTTGACACCGATGGGGACTTCGATCTGGAGGACACGATGGATGTGGCACGGCGCGTGGAGGAGCTCCTGGGCCGGCCGATGGACAGTCAGTGGATCCCGCACGCACAGTCGTGA
- the STAT5B gene encoding signal transducer and activator of transcription 5B isoform X1, producing MAVWIQAQQLQGEALHQMQALYGQHFPIEVRHYLSQWIESQAWDSIDLDNPQENIKATQLLEGLVQELQKKAEHQVGEDGFLLKIKLGHYATQLQNTYDRCPMELVRCIRHILYNEQRLVREANNGSSPAGNLADTMSQKHLQINQTFEELRLVTQDTENELKKLQQTQEYFIIQYQESLRIQAQFATLGQLSPQERLSRESALQQKQVSLEAWLQREAQTLQQYRLELAEKHQKTLQLLRKQQTIILDDELIQWKRRQQLAGNGGPPEGSLDVLQSWCEKLAEIIWQNRQQIRRAEHLCQQLPIPGPVEEMLAEVNATITDIISALVTSTFIIEKQPPQVLKTQTKFAATVRLLVGGKLNVHMNPPQVKATIISEQQAKSLLKNENTRNDYSGEILNNCCVMEYHQATGTLSAHFRNMSLKRIKRSDRRGAESVTEEKFTILFESQFSVGGNELVFQVKTLSLPVVVIVHGSQDNNATATVLWDNAFAEPGRVPFAVPDKVLWPQLCEALNMKFKAEVQSNRGLTKENLVFLAQKLFNNSSSHLEDYSGLSVSWSQFNRENLPGRNYTFWQWFDGVMEVLKKHLKPHWNDGAILGFVNKQQAHDLLINKPDGTFLLRFSDSEIGGITIAWKFDSQERMFWNLMPFTTRDFSIRSLADRLGDLNYLIYVFPDRPKDEVYSKYYTPVPCESATAKAVDGYVKPQIKQVVPEFVNASADASGGSSATYMDQAPSPAVCPQAHYNMYPQNPDSVLDTDGDFDLEDTMDVARRVEELLGRPMDSQWIPHAQS from the exons ggACTCAATAGATCTTGATAATCCACAGGAGAACATTAAGGCCACCCAACTCCTGGAGGGCCTGGTGCAAGAGCTGCAGAAGAAGGCTGAACACCAGGTGGGGGAAGATGGGTTTTTACTGAAGATCAAGCTGGGGCACTACGCCACGCAGCTCCAG AACACGTATGACCGCTGCCCCATGGAGCTGGTCCGCTGCATCCGCCATATATTGTACAATGAACAGAGGTTGGTCCGAGAAGCCAACAAT GGTAGTTCTCCGGCTGGAAACCTTGCTGACACCATGTCCCAGAAACACCTGCAGATCAACCAGACGTTTGAGGAGCTGCGACTCGTCACGCAGGACACAGAGAATGAGCTGAAGAAGCTTCAACAGACTCAGGAGTACTTCATCATCCAGTACCAGGAGAGCCTGAGGATCCAAG CTCAGTTTGCCACGCTGGGCCAGCTGAGCCCCCAGGAGCGTCTGAGCCGGGAGTCGGCGCTCCAGCAGAAGCAGGTGTCCCTGGAGGCCTGGCTGCAGCGCGAGGCGCAGACGCTACAGCAGTACCGCCTG gaGCTGGCCGAGAAGCACCAGAAGACCCTGCAGCTGCTGCGGAAGCAACAGACCATCATCCTGGATGACGAGCTGATCCAGTGGAAGCGGCGGCAGCAGCTGGCGGGGAACGGCGGGCCCCCCGAGGGCAGCCTGGACGTGCTACAATCTTG GTGTGAGAAGTTGGCCGAGATCATCTGGCAGAACCGGCAGCAGATCCGCAGGGCTGAGCACCTCTGCCAGCAGCTGCCCATCCCCGGCCCAGTGGAGGAGATGCTGGCCGAGGTCAACGCCACCATCACGGACATCATCTCAGCCCTGGTGACCAG CACATTCATCATTGAGAAGCAGCCCCCTCAGGTCCTGAAGACCCAGACCAAGTTTGCAGCCACCGTGCGCCTGCTGGTGGGCGGGAAGCTGAACGTGCACATGAACCCCCCCCAGGTGAAGGCGACCATCATCAGTGAGCAGCAGGCCAAGTCTCTGCTCAAGAACGAGAATACCCGCAA TGATTACAGCGGTGAGATCTTGAACAACTGCTGCGTGATGGAGTACCACCAAGCCACGGGCACCCTTAGTGCCCACTTCAGGAACATG TCCCTAAAACGAATTAAGAGGTCAGACCGTCGTGGCGCAGAGTCGGTGACAGAAGAAAAGTTTACAATCCTGTTCGAATCCCAGTTCAGTGTTGGTGGAAATGAGCTGGTTTTTCAAGTCAAG ACCCTGTCCCTACCAGTGGTGGTGATTGTTCATGGCAGCCAGGACAATAATGCGACAGCCACCGTTCTCTGGGACAATGCTTTTGCAGAGCCG GGCAGAGTGCCATTTGCCGTGCCTGACAAAGTGCTGTGGCCGCAGCTGTGTGAGGCGCTCAACATGAAATTCAAGGCCGAAGTGCAGAGCAACCGGGGCCTGACCAAGGAGAACCTCGTGTTCCTGGCGCAGAAACTGTtcaacaacagcagcagccacCTGGAGGATTACAGCGGCCTGTCCGTGTCCTGGTCCCAGTTCAACAGG GAGAATTTACCAGGACGGAATTACACTTTCTGGCAATGGTTTGATGGTGTGATGGAAGTGTTAAAAAAACATCTCAAGCCTCATTGGAATGATGG GGCCATTTTGGGGTTTGTAAACAAGCAACAGGCCCATGACCTACTCATTAACAAGCCAGATGGGACCTTCCTGCTGAGATTCAGTGACTCAGAAATTGGCGGCATCACCATTGCTTGGAAGTTTGATTCTC AGGAAAGAATGTTTTGGAATCTGATGCCTTTTACCACCAGAGACTTCTCCATTCGGTCTCTAGCCGACCGTTTGGGAGACTTGAATTACCTTATCTACGTGTTTCCTGACCGGCCAAAAGATGAAGTATACTCCAAATACTACACACCAGTTCCCTGCGAGTCTGCTACTG CTAAAGCCGTGGATGGATACGTGAAGCCACAGATCAAGCAAGTGGTCCCTGA GTTTGTGAATGCATCTGCAGATGCCAGTGGGGGCAGCAGCGCCACGTACATGGACCAGGCCCCCTCCCCAGCCGTGTGCCCCCAGGCTCACTATAACATGTACCCACAGAA CCCTGACTCAGTCCTTGACACCGATGGGGACTTCGATCTGGAGGACACGATGGATGTGGCACGGCGCGTGGAGGAGCTCCTGGGCCGGCCGATGGACAGTCAGTGGATCCCGCACGCACAGTCGTGA
- the STAT5B gene encoding signal transducer and activator of transcription 5B isoform X2, with protein MENIKATQLLEGLVQELQKKAEHQVGEDGFLLKIKLGHYATQLQNTYDRCPMELVRCIRHILYNEQRLVREANNGSSPAGNLADTMSQKHLQINQTFEELRLVTQDTENELKKLQQTQEYFIIQYQESLRIQAQFATLGQLSPQERLSRESALQQKQVSLEAWLQREAQTLQQYRLELAEKHQKTLQLLRKQQTIILDDELIQWKRRQQLAGNGGPPEGSLDVLQSWCEKLAEIIWQNRQQIRRAEHLCQQLPIPGPVEEMLAEVNATITDIISALVTSTFIIEKQPPQVLKTQTKFAATVRLLVGGKLNVHMNPPQVKATIISEQQAKSLLKNENTRNDYSGEILNNCCVMEYHQATGTLSAHFRNMSLKRIKRSDRRGAESVTEEKFTILFESQFSVGGNELVFQVKTLSLPVVVIVHGSQDNNATATVLWDNAFAEPGRVPFAVPDKVLWPQLCEALNMKFKAEVQSNRGLTKENLVFLAQKLFNNSSSHLEDYSGLSVSWSQFNRENLPGRNYTFWQWFDGVMEVLKKHLKPHWNDGAILGFVNKQQAHDLLINKPDGTFLLRFSDSEIGGITIAWKFDSQERMFWNLMPFTTRDFSIRSLADRLGDLNYLIYVFPDRPKDEVYSKYYTPVPCESATAKAVDGYVKPQIKQVVPEFVNASADASGGSSATYMDQAPSPAVCPQAHYNMYPQNPDSVLDTDGDFDLEDTMDVARRVEELLGRPMDSQWIPHAQS; from the exons GAGAACATTAAGGCCACCCAACTCCTGGAGGGCCTGGTGCAAGAGCTGCAGAAGAAGGCTGAACACCAGGTGGGGGAAGATGGGTTTTTACTGAAGATCAAGCTGGGGCACTACGCCACGCAGCTCCAG AACACGTATGACCGCTGCCCCATGGAGCTGGTCCGCTGCATCCGCCATATATTGTACAATGAACAGAGGTTGGTCCGAGAAGCCAACAAT GGTAGTTCTCCGGCTGGAAACCTTGCTGACACCATGTCCCAGAAACACCTGCAGATCAACCAGACGTTTGAGGAGCTGCGACTCGTCACGCAGGACACAGAGAATGAGCTGAAGAAGCTTCAACAGACTCAGGAGTACTTCATCATCCAGTACCAGGAGAGCCTGAGGATCCAAG CTCAGTTTGCCACGCTGGGCCAGCTGAGCCCCCAGGAGCGTCTGAGCCGGGAGTCGGCGCTCCAGCAGAAGCAGGTGTCCCTGGAGGCCTGGCTGCAGCGCGAGGCGCAGACGCTACAGCAGTACCGCCTG gaGCTGGCCGAGAAGCACCAGAAGACCCTGCAGCTGCTGCGGAAGCAACAGACCATCATCCTGGATGACGAGCTGATCCAGTGGAAGCGGCGGCAGCAGCTGGCGGGGAACGGCGGGCCCCCCGAGGGCAGCCTGGACGTGCTACAATCTTG GTGTGAGAAGTTGGCCGAGATCATCTGGCAGAACCGGCAGCAGATCCGCAGGGCTGAGCACCTCTGCCAGCAGCTGCCCATCCCCGGCCCAGTGGAGGAGATGCTGGCCGAGGTCAACGCCACCATCACGGACATCATCTCAGCCCTGGTGACCAG CACATTCATCATTGAGAAGCAGCCCCCTCAGGTCCTGAAGACCCAGACCAAGTTTGCAGCCACCGTGCGCCTGCTGGTGGGCGGGAAGCTGAACGTGCACATGAACCCCCCCCAGGTGAAGGCGACCATCATCAGTGAGCAGCAGGCCAAGTCTCTGCTCAAGAACGAGAATACCCGCAA TGATTACAGCGGTGAGATCTTGAACAACTGCTGCGTGATGGAGTACCACCAAGCCACGGGCACCCTTAGTGCCCACTTCAGGAACATG TCCCTAAAACGAATTAAGAGGTCAGACCGTCGTGGCGCAGAGTCGGTGACAGAAGAAAAGTTTACAATCCTGTTCGAATCCCAGTTCAGTGTTGGTGGAAATGAGCTGGTTTTTCAAGTCAAG ACCCTGTCCCTACCAGTGGTGGTGATTGTTCATGGCAGCCAGGACAATAATGCGACAGCCACCGTTCTCTGGGACAATGCTTTTGCAGAGCCG GGCAGAGTGCCATTTGCCGTGCCTGACAAAGTGCTGTGGCCGCAGCTGTGTGAGGCGCTCAACATGAAATTCAAGGCCGAAGTGCAGAGCAACCGGGGCCTGACCAAGGAGAACCTCGTGTTCCTGGCGCAGAAACTGTtcaacaacagcagcagccacCTGGAGGATTACAGCGGCCTGTCCGTGTCCTGGTCCCAGTTCAACAGG GAGAATTTACCAGGACGGAATTACACTTTCTGGCAATGGTTTGATGGTGTGATGGAAGTGTTAAAAAAACATCTCAAGCCTCATTGGAATGATGG GGCCATTTTGGGGTTTGTAAACAAGCAACAGGCCCATGACCTACTCATTAACAAGCCAGATGGGACCTTCCTGCTGAGATTCAGTGACTCAGAAATTGGCGGCATCACCATTGCTTGGAAGTTTGATTCTC AGGAAAGAATGTTTTGGAATCTGATGCCTTTTACCACCAGAGACTTCTCCATTCGGTCTCTAGCCGACCGTTTGGGAGACTTGAATTACCTTATCTACGTGTTTCCTGACCGGCCAAAAGATGAAGTATACTCCAAATACTACACACCAGTTCCCTGCGAGTCTGCTACTG CTAAAGCCGTGGATGGATACGTGAAGCCACAGATCAAGCAAGTGGTCCCTGA GTTTGTGAATGCATCTGCAGATGCCAGTGGGGGCAGCAGCGCCACGTACATGGACCAGGCCCCCTCCCCAGCCGTGTGCCCCCAGGCTCACTATAACATGTACCCACAGAA CCCTGACTCAGTCCTTGACACCGATGGGGACTTCGATCTGGAGGACACGATGGATGTGGCACGGCGCGTGGAGGAGCTCCTGGGCCGGCCGATGGACAGTCAGTGGATCCCGCACGCACAGTCGTGA